The DNA sequence GAAATTACTAAATTGGAAAAATATTGTTTCTTTAAAGTTTTTAGACTTTTTAGATGATGACAAAAGAACAGAAGAAGAACAATTACTTGAAGATGAAATAGAATCAGGAGAACTTGTTTTAGATGGTGCTATGTATAATAATTATTACAAGACAATCTTAGGAATCAATAAATGATAGATGAAAAACACTTAGACTATATAAAAAATATAGTTGGTGAAGAAAATGTAAAAGCTGATAAAGCACATCTTATTGCGTATTGTTACGATGCAACAAAAGAAAGGTTCGAACCAGATGCAGTTGTCTTTCCAAGAAAGGAACAAGACATATCAAAAATATTAAAATATTGTAATGAACAAAAAATAGTAATTGTTCCAAGAGGTGCAGGTTCTGGTTTTACAGGAGGAGCATTACCAAGCGAAGGTGGAATAACACTATCACTTGAAAGACATATGAATAAACTACTTGAAATTGATATGGAAAATATGGTTGGAGTTGTACAACCAGGACTTATTAATATGGAATTTCAAAAAGCAGTTGAAAAAGTAGGTCTATTTTATCCACCAGATCCAGCAAGTGAAGATTACTCTACACTTGGAGGAAATGTATCTGAAAATGCAGGAGGTATGAGAGCAGCAAAATATGGAATTACAAAAGATTATGTAATTGCATTAAGAGCAGTATTACCAAATGGTGAGATTATTACTTGTGGTAAAAAAACTATCAAAGATGTTGCAGGATACAATACAGCCGGTATATTAATTGCTAGCGAAGGAACTCTAGCAATCATCACAGAAATCACTTTAAAACTAATTACAAAACCAAAATTTAAACAAACATATATGGGTGTTTTTCCAGATGTAAATAAAGCTATGAATGCAGTATTTAAATCTCTTGCTGCAGGAGCAAATCCAGTAGCAATGGAATTTTTAGATGCATTAGTGATTAAAGCATTAAAACAAAAATTTCCTCAAATAGAATTACCTGAAAATGCAGGAGGAATTTTAGTAGGAGATGTAGATGGAAGCTCACAAGCAGAGATTGAATCACAACTTAAAACACTAAAAGAATCATTTGCACAATATGGATCAGTTGATTTTATTGAAGCAGAAGATGAGACACATGGTAAATCACTATGGTTTGCAAGAAGAAATGCATCACCTGCAACTATGATTTACGGTACTAAAAAATTAAATGAAGATATTTCAGTACCAAGAAGTAAACTTCCTGAAGCACTAGATGAAATTTATAAAATTGGTGATAAATATGGTTTTAATGTACCTTGTTTTGGACATGCAGGAGATGGGAACATCCATGT is a window from the Arcobacter sp. LA11 genome containing:
- a CDS encoding FAD-binding oxidoreductase, with amino-acid sequence MIDEKHLDYIKNIVGEENVKADKAHLIAYCYDATKERFEPDAVVFPRKEQDISKILKYCNEQKIVIVPRGAGSGFTGGALPSEGGITLSLERHMNKLLEIDMENMVGVVQPGLINMEFQKAVEKVGLFYPPDPASEDYSTLGGNVSENAGGMRAAKYGITKDYVIALRAVLPNGEIITCGKKTIKDVAGYNTAGILIASEGTLAIITEITLKLITKPKFKQTYMGVFPDVNKAMNAVFKSLAAGANPVAMEFLDALVIKALKQKFPQIELPENAGGILVGDVDGSSQAEIESQLKTLKESFAQYGSVDFIEAEDETHGKSLWFARRNASPATMIYGTKKLNEDISVPRSKLPEALDEIYKIGDKYGFNVPCFGHAGDGNIHVNVMVTDKNNEKEMEDGHKAIEEIFQLVVDMGGTLSGEHGIGLSKAPFMDIAFNQAELELFKNIKKAFDPNNILNPHKMGL